CCTCGAAAGTCTAACTCGACATCTCTAGCGCGGCTCACTGGCAGAcgacaaaagaaggaaacactCGAGTCAGCCATGCAGGAAAAATATATCTTCCCATTTTCAGTTCTCCTTAGCGTTCTCTTGAGGAGCTGCGGGGTCCTGCCGTGGGTGTGTGACCTGTACTTGCTCAACGTGGCTATCCTGGCCAGTTACATGCAGTGTCAACACCCATGCATCTGCAATAGGGGCCGCATCCCGCCGCCTTCCCGAATTCCAGCAAGAGGCGGAGAGGAGGAAGCGCCCCGATGGTTCCGCCTTGATTTGAACCCATCAGGAGAGCTGGTCCTTTCCTGGCACGGTGATAGGGTGACCAGCGACACCCAAAGGGCCTACACgtgtgatggtgacagtgtCGAGCGGGAAATAAGCTCAGGACGCCAAGGTAGCATTAAATACGAGGAATCAAACTCAAAGTGCTCTCAGCATTCCCAAGAACCAGAACAGTTTCCCACTACAGATATCCCACAAGAAATGGAGGATGTGAATGACTTAGGACatgcgacgcctcctcctcagcctcctaCAGGGGTTAGTGACAAAGGGCGCCAGTTTCCACAGCAGAGGGTAGCCAGGGCGAGGGCGCAAGCAGCTCTAAGGGACAGATACCGCGCTAGGGAGTTTGCTGGGAAGAGAACGTGACTGGGGTGTCTTGCgctgtaagaaagaaagaaaaaagatctcGTGCGGTTATCATAGGTTTCTGTGCTAGTTTTCCTGATTATTAGTCTCTTATCATTGCCATTTGATTCCGTTTTATCAAGttcaacacacacatgcacacacatacacacacgcgcgcgcacgagGACTAAAATGACATCAGGCCACATATTCCTACGAGATAAACGATCAAAGTAATTACGAAAACCAATGACAGCAGCGCACGACTCAAGGTGTTGAACGTAAGAGCAGACATGCATCtaaacctccacctcctcctctccctcttcccttgaAACCCCTCTGAGCTGatcttcaccaccacaataGGTTTaatctcgctctctctcaccagcagAGTGTTCACCACCACATTACAGATGACcacgaagaaacagaagatgATGAGCAAGACAAACCATAAGTCTATAGCTTTTAAGTACGGTGTTCTAACGTAATTGCTTGAACTTTGGGCAGATAGGCTAACCAGGACGAGAAGGGAGGTCAGAGAGGCCATGATTCTCTCGTTGAAATCCgtaagagggaaataaagagtGGAATAACTGATGAAAAACATGAAGGTACTAGGAGCGAAGCTATTTAGAACATGGTGAGCTGCCTGCCCTGAGATATGAAGAGTGAGAATGAGATAATGAGCGtcagtagtgatggtaatgttATCCAGCCGGTAGTCGTAGAGATCCCCGTCCCCTGAGTACTGAAGCTCGTAGTGGTTCCCCAAGTCTTGATTTTGTACCCACTTCATTTGGTTATCCGCGCCGATGGAAAGCGTCACCACACAATTGTAATGGCCGAAGGGATAAGCGTGGAGTTTTAAGTTACAGGGGCTGGCAAAGAAcatcctcgtctttttccttaTCAGTATCTTTGCGCCCTCCTCCGGTTgcctgcctggaggaggagtaggaggaaagagttaaaaggtgtgttttcttttgtattataATGATTACTTCGTGGGTTgcataagaaaagaggaatgttGGTATTGATTATgttatgtaattctctctctctctctctctctctctctctctctctctaagacttACTCATATAGGGGTCGgtaagattcaggtgatggcGGAATGTTTGGCCCTCCTCATTCCAATGGACGAAGCACCTGGACCTTTGATTCTGCAATGGAACTTGTAGGCGTGACGGGAAGCCAGCATACACGCGCACTGGCGGCGTCCACACGTTCTGGCAGGGGAATTTGGTGTCCAGCTTGTTACTAAAGACGAATTTGAGGCGATCGTCGTGCCAGTAGTGGTCTAATACAAGCTCCAGCACCGCCGCATTCTTCTGTGACGTCATTTTCccgatgttgatgatggtgacgtTGTACACCACCTCTGACAGGCTGAACTCGGGGAAAGGACTCGCATTTCTTTGGTTACCTGGGGGgataaacaaaggaacattGCAGCTCTCCTCGTCACTGCCATCCTCTGTTTGCTGTCGGCCATCGCAGCGGAAGTAACTCAAATAGCACATCCCGTCGTGATTGGAGAACTGAAGGGCGTTGCAGGAGGTCAGCGTGAGAACAGTGCTGGTGCCGGGCCGTACTGACCGCCACTGCTTTCTCCCCACAGGCCACGAGTGCATCAGATCCCACCTCCTGTGATGCAGACTGGACCACAGCACCCACATCCCTTCCACCTCACTGATGTTACTCAAGCCGTCCCTGCCCTGGAAGAAGAAGCCCTCGGGGACAGGCTTCAGGGTGTAGTAGCGATCGAAGCCCTCAACAGCGCCGAAGAGGGTGTAGTGGAGAGCGACTGGCACTTGGCAAATGGTGGAACGGAGGTCAGCAACGCAGCGCAAACGAGTGATGCTACCTCGGGCCAGCGCGGTGCAGTGGGCGGTTCGGTTCATCTCAGCACTGTCACCAGAGAACAACCAAGTGTCTAGCTCCTTTCCTTGAcccagttcctcctccttcagtagtcGTGTTTCATTTATATCGTTTCCCTGttctatttctccctccttcatagCCCTTCCCTgacccctttcctccttcagtaaCCGGCCTCCCAGTCCCCCGCACCGCCAGTCAAAACCCCAGTAATCCATCGGCCCGGTTAACTTCACCTCGACTTCCGCCTCATCGCAGATCACCgcgctctccttctcctccaggaTCACATTGCCAAACGCCCTCCAGGACTCCAGGGACTTCATATCCTCCGCTGCCTGGACCATggcgaggcaggaggagggCAGAAGGGCGGGGTCAGCGAGGGGCGCACGGCGAGATACTGCTGCTATGAACCCgttaaaggaggagaaataagaagggTGGCTTCCCAGACGGTACTCCCACAGCACGATGGCGCCGCTGGGGACTTCCACCTCCCCCAGGGTTATGAGGTGGCCCCCGACAGTCACccatacctgagagagagagagagagtttcctagACTgcttctcctattaataatgtagaaatcttgttcatctgccactaaaaccgtaaaaacacctttagaaACCCGTGTGTCACTTCAGCTAGGTAGAATCTCCTTATTGACAGTCTCCACGTGACCTTGATACCTGCGCCGCTTACCTGGTATGTGAGGGCGCGCTGAGGGGCGGTGGCGGGTGGAGGGGAGCGTTCCAATGTGTCGTTACTGGACTGTCGGCGCACTCCTATACATAAAGGGGTCCACGCTCTCCCCGGCAGGAAGGTCCCCACGGTTTGTTCGATGCTGTTCACTTTTACGGTAATGTTTATCCCGAAATCGCGCAGACCTTGAGTGAAAGATGtcaatgttttgtttatttatttgtttatttatttgtgtacttatttatttatttatttatttatttttatctataagCCGAAAAATTCACGTATGTAGAAAGATTTTtcattcacaacaacaacaacaacaacaacaacaacaacagcaatatctTTACTAGAACAACGAATATATACAATATTAAGGGCATGGTCAGGTGATGTCAGGTCATGTTAgctgaggtcaggtcaggtcacggtTAACTTACTCAGAGTGACAAGGGTGACATTGTTGGCAGACAGAAGCATGACGGTCGCGTTGGGCGTGagctgggtggggaggagctgcACCAGGCCACACAGGGACGCCCCCACGACAgccccctcctcctgtgttaCCAAGTCTGCGCGCGACTCCTCCAgggccaccaccgccacgccctccgctgggtgaggaagaagagggcaaATAAAAGAGAACAGATCTTTTTCCTTGGCCAGCatccctcttacacacacaaaaagaaaagttagcgtgaaaatagcggtagaagatagcagtAGTTgaaacattgcagcgatgagaaagaggttgaagacagttacttaaaggacagtgtgtgtgtgtgtgtgtgtgtgtgtgtgtgtgtgtacctggagTCAGCACCGTCAGCACCATCAGCACGAGAGTTATGATGATCCAAGAGACACCAGCACTCAGCCTGCAGCAAAGCCTAGACTGACGCTTCACCATTTCACTCCtacgaggaaggaaggtaggaagggaagcAAGCCGCGTCTCTGGAAAGGCAAGAAAGAGGCAAATCAACATTGGTCAAAAAGGGGTGCTGTGTTCTCAAGTGCCTTAAATTAACTACTTTTAGACCCTCTAGTCCAGTGGGCGCTACGGCGGTTTTCAAGGGTCCTTTCACGATTCTGGTAATAGTTTAAGACGATCGTTGAACAAGGTCTAATGGATATCAATaagattttcaaggatgttttttaatGATTTCACTGAGTTTAACAAGACCAGTTGCAAAGGTTCTAGTGATTGTTAATGGggtttttcaaaggtgttttcattattctagtgaGTTTAACAAGGCTATATAATTGAACagcctctagtggaagttaccaTGGTTTTTTAATAGtgcttttatgattctagtgatgtcCTAACacgctctagtggaagttactggcaATTCCAAGGGTTTACTCATGATTCTAATAGTTTAAGAAGGATTTCATGCCATTAACGAGGAAAAGACACATGATAAACCATCttatcatctctatggcctttgaaaacagcgaTAAAGCGttacaaaatacaaatttcagaaacagaagacgaggaggaggagaatgaagaggtaTCTACAAAACCTTTACAAAGAAGCACTACACACTTACCTGAAGGTCGCCTGTGAAGATCTAAGCATTATGTAGCCGTGAAGAGGAGCGCAGGGTGACGTGTAGGGAAGATATAACGATAATTTTTCAACTGAGTATATTTGAGTAGCCATTAAGGGAATAATAATAGCGACCTAGGAGGGGAATGCTAGTTATTTTACGAGGTCGGGGCGTGTTAGTATAAGGGGTACGATATTTATGGTCTTAATGTACGACGGCTGATAAGTGACGCGTTGGAATAGGCTATTTGGAAAGTACGGTAATGATGCATCTACCGTACGATGATTAATAGGTAACTTGGCGATTATTTCAGGATATAAGTATAAGAAGTACGATGTTTATGGTCTTAATGTACGACGGCTGACAGGTGACGCGTTGGAATAGGCCATGTGGAAAGTACGGTAATGATGCATCTACCGTACGATGATTGATTGGTAACTTAGCGATTATCTTTCAGGAATGGCATATGTAGTTTaacttcttgtttatttatattgttgtCTCTTGGTTGTCCTTGACCGAAACCTCCTttgatattagagagagagaaaaaaaaagataaataaataaataaaaaaaaaatgaatagagagTACGATATTTATGCTCCTGCTGTACGATGATGGATAAGTGCACCAGGTGACAGATGATGTGCTAGCGTGTTATTAAAGCTGAGTCATCGAgtctgttgattttttttaatgtggtattatattactactactactactactactactactactactactactactattaacagcaccaggacaagaagaaagacaagaaaagcgTGATAActactttatttgttttcttaatatCACATCACTTCCaaacgaaagaagaggaagaaaaaaaatgatgaaaattgaagtggaagatgaaaattaatatatgtgaaaaaaatatgatgaccGGAGAATGTTAATATGACACTAAATTACCtttcccctactctctctctctctctctctctctctctctctctctctctctctctctctaatatatataattacgcAATGCATACAATTCCCTTATTTCTCCAAACTTCGCTAATATTCTACCCTAAGTTCAAATTTTTTCCCGCCAAAGTCGCCCTAGGGATTTTAATTCATATCTAATTGTTCGTCTTTCCGCCCTAGTACTGTATTTTTTCGCCCTAGTACTGTATTTTTTCGCCCTAGTACTTTATTTTTCGCCCTAGTACTTTATTTTCTACCCtagtactttatttttttcgcccTAGCActtctattttcccttcccAACACGTCTAatacctttcatttcctccctagCAGTCTATTTTCTCCCTAGACAccctttactttcctccctAGCACCCTTTACTCATTCCATCACCCTCTCTTGCTAAAAACACCCTATTTTCTGACTCTAACACCATTTCGTCGTCTTGGAAAACGTAATCTTCAGGTAAAATCAAATTGTTACCTCACTTGTACATGCTAATCACTAAAAAGCCTCGTTAATGACTCTAGAACACCTTATAAGCGCCTTGAATCTCATAAAACGGTGGCAAAACCCTTTAAATTAATTCCTGGGGCATCTTTTAACTCTAAACTCTATTGAACTGCCACAAAATATCTTCAAAAGGTGCTGGAAAAATCTAAATTGAATCAGAATCCTCTTTGACTTCCCTAGATCGCATTTGAAAGCCCTAGAACTTCTTATAACTGCCTCATAACAAAATCGCCAGGTCACCATTCACTGGATCCTCCTCTGACAATCTGTAAACACGCTGGAACACCTTATAATTTAAACAAAACACCTTTCAATCTCCCTAACTCCTATTTGAAAACTGTAAACTCCTTATAACTGCTTCAGAACAAAATCGCCAGGTCACCATTCACTGGATCCTCCTCTGACAATCTGTAAACACGCTGGAACACCTTATAATTTAAACAAAACACCTTTCGATCTCCCTAACTCCTATTTGAAAACTGTAAACTCCTTATAACTGCTTCACAACAAAATCGCCAGGTCACCATTCACTGGATCCTCCTCTGACAATCTGTAAACACGCTGGAACACCTTATAATTTAAACAAAACACCTTTCAATCTCCCTAACTCCTATTTGAAAACTGTAAACTCCTTATAACTGCTTCAGAACAAAATCGCCAGGTCACCATTCACTGGATCCTCCTCTGACGCCCTGTAAACACGCTGGAACACCTTATAATTTAAACAAAACACCTTTCGATCTCCCTAAGTCCTATTTGAAAACTGTAAACTCCTTATAACTGCTTCAGAACAAAATCGCCAGGTAGCCATTCACTGGATCCTCCTCTGACAATCTGTAAACACGCTGGAACACCttataatttaaataaaacaCCTTTCGATCTCCCTAAGTCCTATTTGAAAACTGTAAACTCCTTATAATTGCTTCACAACAAAATCGCCAGGTCACCATTCACTGGATCCTCCTCTGACAATCTGTAAACACGCTGGAACACCTTATAATTGAAACAAAACACCTTTCGATCTCCCTAACTCCTATTTGAAAACTGTAAACTCCTTATAACTGCCTCATAACAAAATCGCCAGGTAGCCATTCACTGGATCCTCCTCTGACAATCTGTAAACACGCTGGAACACCTTATAATTTAAACAAAACACCTTTCAATCTCCCTAACTCCTATTTGAAAACTGAAAACTCCATATAACTGCTTCACAACAAAATCCTTAACCCTTTCCGTTCATCAgatcctccacttcctcttcggTATCATGTGGAGGCGCAGCTGGGTATCTATGAACATTCCACTTGTGAATCCAGGAAGTAAGGGGTCTGCCGCGTCCCAGCTTCTCGCCTTCAAGGAACGTCTGTGGCATAAACAGCCCCAAGGTCTCAGGGATAGGGGCCAGCGTCACCGCCCCCAGCAGCGTGATCCCAAGCAACACCCAGTAGTGGAATGTGTCTCCTTGCCCCGACTGGAAGAAAGGCTGGTGATCTGATAAGGCCgacatcaccaccgccactaccaccaccactgctactacaatGCAATCTATATCCAACACTAGTTAAAATTACATAACCCAATttatgtaagaagaaaaaaaagggacaaaaaaataaataagtatatgaaGATtagtatcaccaccattactactactactactactacaactactactatcacagcTACGCATTCAGTCCACGCCCATTACTCACGtgcaggagatgaggagagaaagtCATCCCTACCATCCCGGAGACCACACTTAGCCCCGCTCCTGAGGTTCTAATGGGCGTGGGTAGGATCTcagaaggaagcagaaacaCGAGGTACAGGGTGCAGGATACGGTGAGTTTAAGGACTGCTAGGACTCCTATTAGCTTCCAGATGtctgaggaggaagggggagagaaatgagTGATGTTAGATAGGATTTTTTTGttaaggtttctctctctctctctctctctctctctctctctcgccacggggggagaggaaggaaaagggagagaaaaaagagaaaaatatataaaatcattactactactactattactactactactactactactaggacgATTGGTAAACTGGTAtgcaaagaagaggagaaaaagacaaggaaaagaaaagaaaaacgagattaaCGAAGGAatgcaagagaaaaagagaaaaacaaaaaacatcaccaccacaacaacaacaacaacaacaacaactactactactactactactactactaccacgacacTTACGGTCCACGCAGAAGGGGGCAGTGATGCAACAAACGGCgccaaggaggagagaagaaaagccgAGGAACCGCCTGCCGAAGTAGTGAGTGACTGCAAGACCCACAAAGACACTGGGGATCTCGAACAGACTCAACACCAGGTGGCTTAAGAAGTAATTTCCAGGCAGCACCGTCATGGTCATCAAGGTCACGCCATAGACCAGGAACTGAGAGAACCTGGAACCATTGGATTGGGTAGTTAGGTTAGCTGGAGTgaccgggtgtgtgtgtgtgtgtgtgtgtgtgtgtgtgtgagaaccaTATTTTGAAGCACAAGTGTTTCTTTCCAAAggcttctcaagagtgtttctcctgttaatatcgtagaaatcttgctaatctgtcactagaaccgtaaaaacacccttggaaacccgtggcacttcaactagagcctttggaaagcagTGAAGGAACATCGCAGGGGTGTTGCAgggtagaaatcttgctaatctgtcactagaaccgtaaaaacacccttggaaacccgtggcacttcaactagagcctttggaaagcagTAGAGGTGTTGCAGGCTACGTTCACTGACTTACGACAACAGGAAGAGCATACAAGCACGGAGTCTCAGTTTGGGATAGATGAAAGCCCTCGTTAGTGGTTCATTTGCGGGCAGGCGGAGTGATAGGTCCTTCAGCTCCTGTTCCACCTCCTCCCGCGTCACGGTGCCCTTCGTCCCGTTAGTGGAGCCGATCtgaagaaggtggtggtggtggtgactgtggtggtgatggtggtgatgactgtggtggtgatggtggtgatgactgtggtggtgatgactgtggtggtgactgtggtggtggtggtggtggtgactgtggtgatggtggtggtgactgtggtggtgactgtggtggtggtgatggtggtgactgtggtgatggtggtggtgactgtggtggtgatggtggtggtgatggcggtgtttttgttattgttatcttattctgtgctttgttatttgttgttgtgttggtagatgaagtaatattaatggtagtagtagtagtagtaacaacagctccaccaccaccaccaccgctagtTATTgtcccttcctttgtgttcctcggCGCAAACTAACCAACCAGgggaaccaaaacaaacaaaacagctCACCTCAAACAGAATATCGGCACACTCACTGAGCCTTCCCTTCGACAGGAGCCAACGAGGGGACTCCGGAAGCAGcctaggaggaagagaagaaaaataagccttggggaagagaagaaaataacattaacctaacctaacctaacctaacctaaccttaacctaacctaacctaaccttaacctaatctaacctaacctaacctcaacctaacctaacctaacctaagctaacctaacctaacctaacctaacctcaacctaacctaacctaacctaacctaacttaacctaacctaacctaacctaacctaacctaacctccctcctgcaagaattcaagtcacaggaaggaggaaatacagaagcaggcaaagaataatagattttaccagaaaaggggtgaatgagtgagagtacttgttaactcttgcattagggaggtggacagaatagtggtgagagagatgaaggaaggaaggaagcccagagaaggaaacaagacagaaaagatgagaaagaaaagatattgaACGGAAATAAGTTAGAGGATTAAACATAAGAGGTAGGCAGGTGTGGTAAAGAATTAAATGGTGTTTTGAAAATTGTAAAGGTGAGAGTGGTTCACCTTGAGAGTTCGTCATTTAAATGGTGCCAGAATATTCCTTAACGACTCACAGAGGTAATTAATTCTTTACATTTCATGACtctgcatcagagagagagagagagagagagagagagagagagagagagagagagagagagagagagagagaaacacaaacacacacacacgacacattctcaagaaaaggaggaataaagaaaagaaaagaagaaaaattaaattgcTTCTtacatccttcatttttttttatccccaactgcataaatgaggaggaggaggaggagaaggaggaggaggaggaggaggaagaggaggaagaggaggaggaggaggaggaggaggaggaagaggaggaagaggaggaggaggaggagtcatgaTAACGAATATATGTGTTAGATAAACTCTTTTCAACTTAATAACATAATTACTTCTCCCCTTTTGCGTCACCCTTGCA
The sequence above is drawn from the Scylla paramamosain isolate STU-SP2022 chromosome 44, ASM3559412v1, whole genome shotgun sequence genome and encodes:
- the LOC135094014 gene encoding beta-alanine transporter-like, which encodes MEKNDRKKARDFDDILQHVGSFGKYQKLRIVLLFLPCSFFFGYVSTSPMFEMVVPPHWCHVPGRENTSLALDEWKNLTIPPESDGSGKLSSCQMYDGSWKTINGILTYTTTNNTKKCSHGWEFDQSDFTETDPSAHEWVCDKAFYAHNSLSINLAGRALGTLILPMLADNYFGRRIVFYIAVGTYTIFTLPLLWVTHPIARLLLRFTQSCGFETNYLMPYVIMMELIPPNRRDLIVMLTFVMWTLGMCFMSLVAYLTAHWKLFSATSMIPMIFCFIYWRLLPESPRWLLSKGRLSECADILFEIGSTNGTKGTVTREEVEQELKDLSLRLPANEPLTRAFIYPKLRLRACMLFLLSFSQFLVYGVTLMTMTVLPGNYFLSHLVLSLFEIPSVFVGLAVTHYFGRRFLGFSSLLLGAVCCITAPFCVDHIWKLIGVLAVLKLTVSCTLYLVFLLPSEILPTPIRTSGAGLSVVSGMVGMTFSPHLLHSGQGDTFHYWVLLGITLLGAVTLAPIPETLGLFMPQTFLEGEKLGRGRPLTSWIHKWNVHRYPAAPPHDTEEEVEDLMNGKG
- the LOC135094013 gene encoding uncharacterized protein LOC135094013, with amino-acid sequence MVQAAEDMKSLESWRAFGNVILEEKESAVICDEAEVEVKLTGPMDYWGFDWRCGGLGGRLLKEERGQGRAMKEGEIEQGNDINETRLLKEEELGQGKELDTWLFSGDSAEMNRTAHCTALARGSITRLRCVADLRSTICQVPVALHYTLFGAVEGFDRYYTLKPVPEGFFFQGRDGLSNISEVEGMWVLWSSLHHRRWDLMHSWPVGRKQWRSVRPGTSTVLTLTSCNALQFSNHDGMCYLSYFRCDGRQQTEDGSDEESCNVPLFIPPGNQRNASPFPEFSLSEVVYNVTIINIGKMTSQKNAAVLELVLDHYWHDDRLKFVFSNKLDTKFPCQNVWTPPVRVYAGFPSRLQVPLQNQRSRCFVHWNEEGQTFRHHLNLTDPYMSRQPEEGAKILIRKKTRMFFASPCNLKLHAYPFGHYNCVVTLSIGADNQMKWVQNQDLGNHYELQYSGDGDLYDYRLDNITITTDAHYLILTLHISGQAAHHVLNSFAPSTFMFFISYSTLYFPLTDFNERIMASLTSLLVLVSLSAQSSSNYVRTPYLKAIDLWFVLLIIFCFFVVICNVVVNTLLVRESEIKPIVVVKISSEGFQGKRERRRWRFRCMSALTFNTLSRALLSLVFVITLIVYLVGICGLMSF